A genomic segment from Brevundimonas mediterranea encodes:
- the lpdA gene encoding dihydrolipoyl dehydrogenase, translating to MGASTMSYDLVIIGGGPGGYPCAIRASQLGMSVAVIDDREVLGGTCLNIGCIPSKALLQATERLEMARNLEAFGVLVDNVRADLDGVMRHKGKVVTELGEGVAYLLRKHKVTRLQGRGRLLARDRVEVSGADGPFEVQARKAVVIASGSEAATLPDLPIDEQRIVTSAGALSLTAAPRHLAVIGGGYVGLELGSVWRRLGSEVTVIEVLDRIASGVDSEMSTALHKVLEAQGFEFCLGHKVVGSRMDGDDVVLDVEPMGEGARGTIKADVVLVSIGRRPATAGLDLETVGIKPDRKGFIPVDDGFRTSAEGVYAIGDVIGGAMLAHKAEEEGIALAERLAGGAGHVDYGTIPAVVYTWPELASVGRTEDDLKAAGVAYRVGRFPFSANAMAKARLEKNGLVKVLADARTDKILGVHILGPDAGSLIHEAVAVMQFGAAAEDVARTSHAHPTLPEALREACLAVADRTIHL from the coding sequence ATGGGCGCTTCCACGATGTCGTATGATCTGGTGATCATCGGGGGCGGGCCAGGCGGATACCCCTGCGCGATCCGGGCGAGCCAGCTCGGCATGTCGGTGGCCGTCATCGACGACCGCGAAGTGCTCGGGGGAACCTGCCTGAACATCGGCTGCATTCCGTCCAAGGCGCTGCTGCAGGCCACCGAGCGGCTGGAGATGGCGCGCAACCTGGAAGCGTTCGGCGTCCTGGTCGACAATGTGCGGGCCGACCTTGACGGCGTTATGCGGCACAAGGGCAAGGTGGTGACCGAGCTGGGGGAAGGGGTCGCCTACCTCCTGCGCAAGCACAAGGTCACACGCCTCCAGGGCCGCGGGCGGCTGCTGGCGCGCGACCGCGTGGAGGTGAGCGGCGCCGACGGCCCCTTCGAGGTGCAGGCCCGCAAGGCGGTGGTCATCGCCAGCGGATCGGAAGCGGCGACCTTGCCCGATCTGCCCATCGACGAGCAACGGATCGTCACCTCGGCCGGCGCGCTGAGCCTGACGGCGGCGCCGCGCCATCTGGCGGTGATCGGCGGCGGCTACGTCGGACTGGAGCTGGGGTCGGTCTGGCGCCGGCTCGGCAGCGAGGTCACGGTTATCGAGGTGCTCGACCGGATCGCGTCCGGCGTCGACTCGGAGATGTCGACGGCGCTGCACAAGGTGCTCGAGGCCCAGGGCTTCGAGTTCTGCCTCGGGCACAAGGTGGTCGGATCGCGGATGGACGGCGACGACGTCGTCCTTGACGTCGAGCCCATGGGCGAAGGCGCGCGGGGAACCATCAAGGCCGATGTCGTGCTGGTTTCGATTGGCCGACGCCCCGCCACCGCCGGGCTCGACCTTGAGACGGTCGGCATCAAGCCCGACCGCAAGGGCTTTATTCCGGTCGACGACGGCTTTCGAACCAGCGCCGAAGGGGTCTACGCCATCGGCGATGTCATCGGCGGCGCCATGCTGGCCCACAAGGCGGAAGAGGAAGGGATCGCCCTTGCCGAACGCCTTGCCGGCGGCGCAGGCCATGTCGACTACGGGACGATCCCCGCCGTCGTCTACACCTGGCCGGAACTGGCCTCAGTCGGGCGCACCGAGGACGACCTCAAGGCGGCCGGCGTGGCCTATCGCGTCGGGCGCTTTCCGTTCTCGGCAAACGCCATGGCCAAGGCGCGGTTGGAGAAGAACGGGTTGGTCAAGGTGTTGGCGGACGCCAGGACGGACAAGATTCTCGGCGTGCACATCCTGGGGCCGGACGCCGGCAGTCTGATCCATGAAGCGGTCGCCGTCATGCAATTCGGCGCGGCGGCCGAGGACGTGGCGCGGACGAGCCATGCGCATCCGACGCTCCCGGAAGCCTTGCGCGAGGCATGCCTGGCTGTGGCGGACCGCACGATCCACCTGTAA
- a CDS encoding cytochrome P450 translates to MADPYRRLSRLFEQAGADAFETRLALKETICLRGREAARVFYDEARISRAGAMPAPVRRTLLGEGGVQGLDGEAHRARKRVFMSLMSPERIARLGELFEAEWRRAAVEWAGEEDIVLYDALQPVLTRAVCAWAGVPLAPEEEARRVRHLRALFDAAGSRGPRHLWSRHARRRVDAWLASIIEDIRAGRLSPDPETASHAWARARAGDGEPLPLQTAAVELANVLRPTVATSVYIVFVAHAMQAHPEAARLAAADPGRRRAFVQEVRRFYPFFPAVIGRVRTPFRWRDLVFPEGRQVVLDLFGSNHDPAGWNDPEEFRPERFIDGAGDPFGLIPQGGGDPATGHRCPGESIVIDLMERAVGLLADLSYRLPDQDLDIDFRRLPALPRSGFRMATRDAALARSAPDAGSMGWPRPLHPSIHSKA, encoded by the coding sequence TTGGCGGACCCGTACCGGCGCCTCTCCCGCCTGTTCGAGCAGGCCGGCGCCGACGCCTTCGAGACCCGTCTGGCGCTGAAGGAGACAATCTGTTTGAGGGGCCGCGAGGCGGCTCGGGTCTTCTACGACGAGGCCCGAATCTCGCGGGCCGGCGCGATGCCGGCGCCCGTTCGTCGGACGCTCCTTGGAGAGGGCGGCGTCCAGGGCCTGGACGGCGAGGCGCACCGCGCTCGCAAGCGCGTCTTCATGTCCCTCATGTCGCCGGAACGGATCGCGCGGCTGGGCGAGCTGTTCGAGGCGGAGTGGCGGCGCGCGGCCGTCGAATGGGCCGGTGAGGAAGACATCGTGCTGTACGATGCCCTGCAGCCGGTTCTGACCCGCGCCGTCTGCGCCTGGGCCGGGGTGCCCCTTGCGCCGGAGGAAGAAGCGAGACGGGTCCGTCACCTGAGGGCGCTGTTCGACGCAGCCGGATCGCGAGGACCACGTCACCTGTGGTCAAGGCATGCGCGTCGGCGCGTCGACGCCTGGCTGGCGTCGATCATCGAAGACATTCGCGCCGGCCGTCTGTCTCCGGATCCGGAGACCGCCTCTCACGCCTGGGCCCGGGCCCGCGCCGGCGATGGCGAACCGTTGCCGCTCCAGACGGCGGCGGTTGAGCTGGCCAATGTGCTCCGGCCGACCGTGGCGACCTCGGTCTACATCGTGTTTGTAGCGCACGCGATGCAGGCGCACCCCGAGGCGGCCCGCCTGGCCGCCGCGGACCCCGGGCGCCGCCGCGCCTTCGTTCAGGAGGTGCGGCGCTTCTACCCGTTCTTCCCGGCGGTGATCGGGCGCGTGCGTACGCCGTTTCGCTGGCGCGATCTCGTCTTCCCGGAGGGCCGGCAGGTCGTCCTCGATCTCTTCGGCTCCAATCACGACCCCGCGGGCTGGAACGATCCCGAGGAGTTCCGGCCGGAGCGCTTCATCGACGGCGCCGGAGACCCGTTCGGTCTCATTCCCCAAGGCGGAGGGGATCCGGCGACTGGTCACCGTTGCCCGGGCGAAAGCATCGTCATCGACCTGATGGAGCGCGCCGTCGGCTTGCTCGCCGACCTGAGCTACCGGCTGCCGGATCAGGACCTGGACATCGACTTCCGCCGACTGCCGGCCCTCCCCAGGAGCGGGTTCCGAATGGCGACGCGTGACGCCGCCCTGGCTAGGTCGGCGCCTGATGCTGGCTCCATGGGCTGGCCGCGCCCTCTTCACCCATCCATCCACAGCAAGGCCTGA
- a CDS encoding MerR family transcriptional regulator, translating to MTLPSSASPGLRPIGKLAAATGVKVPTIRFYEEIGLLPAPLRTASDRRMYDDAAERRLSFIRHARQLGFDLDSIRSLLDLSDHPDRPCAEASTLAERHLADVTQKIARLRALQRELSRMTAECAGGRVSACKVIEALHDPSAPL from the coding sequence ATGACCTTGCCCTCTTCCGCCTCGCCCGGCCTGCGCCCCATCGGCAAGCTGGCGGCCGCCACCGGCGTCAAGGTCCCGACCATCCGTTTCTATGAGGAGATCGGTCTGCTTCCTGCCCCGCTGCGCACCGCCAGCGACCGGCGCATGTATGACGACGCGGCGGAACGCCGCCTGTCGTTCATCCGGCATGCCCGCCAACTGGGCTTCGATCTGGATTCGATCCGCTCCCTGCTGGATCTGTCCGATCACCCGGATCGACCCTGCGCCGAGGCCAGCACTCTGGCCGAACGCCATCTGGCCGATGTGACCCAGAAGATCGCCCGGCTCCGGGCCCTCCAGCGCGAGTTGTCGCGCATGACCGCGGAATGCGCCGGCGGCCGGGTCTCCGCCTGCAAGGTGATCGAAGCGCTGCACGATCCGTCCGCTCCGCTGTGA
- a CDS encoding MAPEG family protein codes for MTLSADQRGIAVRSALAILITAGAVASAWLWLPPPLLGAAPDMATADRLAYALKADLPVFLWLAACVRAVASIRFRSGADRPGSAFAAPSARLAVPAAVLQNSLEQTVLAVGAHLVLATVLRGEEMILLPVLVALYLVGRVCFAMGYPRGAAARAFGMALTGVSTIGAFGIAIVLMGLGR; via the coding sequence ATGACCCTGTCCGCCGACCAGAGGGGAATCGCCGTCCGCTCGGCGCTGGCGATCCTCATCACCGCCGGGGCGGTCGCATCGGCCTGGCTCTGGCTGCCGCCGCCGCTCCTTGGGGCCGCGCCGGACATGGCGACGGCCGATCGGCTGGCCTATGCCCTGAAGGCGGACCTCCCGGTCTTCCTGTGGCTCGCCGCCTGCGTGAGGGCCGTCGCCAGCATCCGGTTCCGCTCGGGGGCCGACCGGCCGGGCTCCGCCTTTGCGGCGCCCAGCGCCAGGCTCGCCGTACCCGCCGCCGTGCTCCAGAACTCGCTTGAGCAGACAGTCCTGGCGGTCGGCGCCCACCTCGTCCTCGCCACCGTTCTGCGCGGCGAGGAGATGATCCTCCTGCCCGTGCTGGTCGCCCTCTATCTCGTCGGTCGTGTGTGTTTCGCCATGGGCTATCCCCGCGGCGCGGCCGCCCGCGCCTTCGGCATGGCTCTCACCGGCGTCTCAACGATCGGCGCCTTCGGCATCGCCATCGTCCTCATGGGGCTGGGTCGATGA
- the lspA gene encoding signal peptidase II, producing MITVHPTRRAPGRLQAIAFALVVLIAALDQAAKAAARAQLAAPVDLTPFLALRLGFNPGVTFGLFAGSGDAGRWALSAVAFVIVGALLAWIWRTRSAVTAVAASFIAGGAIGNLLDRLRSGAVTDFIDLHWGEAHWPTFNLADAAIVCGVALLLLTARSSDSRPAASTLGRAAR from the coding sequence ATGATCACCGTGCACCCGACCCGACGTGCTCCCGGACGCCTGCAGGCGATCGCCTTTGCGCTCGTCGTGCTGATCGCAGCTCTGGATCAGGCCGCCAAGGCCGCAGCCCGCGCTCAGCTGGCCGCCCCGGTGGACCTCACGCCGTTCCTCGCACTGCGTTTGGGCTTCAATCCCGGCGTCACCTTCGGCCTGTTCGCCGGCTCGGGCGACGCGGGGCGATGGGCGCTGAGCGCCGTGGCGTTTGTGATCGTCGGCGCCTTGCTGGCCTGGATCTGGCGGACGCGAAGCGCCGTCACTGCGGTCGCGGCGAGCTTCATTGCCGGCGGAGCGATCGGGAACCTGCTCGACCGGCTGCGCTCCGGTGCGGTCACCGACTTTATCGACCTTCATTGGGGCGAGGCCCACTGGCCGACCTTCAACCTGGCCGACGCGGCCATTGTTTGCGGTGTCGCGCTGCTCCTCCTGACCGCTCGGAGCTCGGATAGCCGCCCGGCGGCCTCGACCCTGGGACGGGCGGCGCGATGA
- a CDS encoding cation transporter, producing MTESLPSCDPASSGCGCGAAVKFDGAIPAYRRILMAVIAINGAAFLAIAGGAALQGSASLGANALDFLADAATYGISLAVIGRSVAVRSGAAMIKGASLAALALFILGYAIWRATTGAAPEGFIITGLGALGFFANALAALLLVRHREGDANVRSVWLCTRNDLIQSLVVAATGLAVWLTASRWPDLIAGAILAVIFLHSAWSILKQSREELRAAA from the coding sequence ATGACTGAATCCCTCCCGTCCTGTGATCCGGCCTCGTCCGGCTGTGGTTGCGGCGCGGCCGTCAAGTTTGACGGCGCCATTCCGGCCTATCGGCGCATCCTGATGGCGGTGATCGCCATCAACGGCGCCGCCTTCCTGGCCATTGCCGGCGGCGCGGCCTTGCAGGGCTCGGCCTCCCTGGGCGCCAACGCCCTCGACTTCCTGGCCGACGCCGCCACCTACGGCATCAGCCTGGCCGTGATCGGCCGTTCGGTCGCCGTGCGGTCCGGCGCAGCCATGATCAAGGGCGCCAGCCTCGCGGCGCTGGCCTTGTTCATCCTGGGCTATGCGATCTGGCGCGCCACGACCGGAGCGGCGCCGGAGGGCTTCATCATCACCGGACTAGGCGCTCTGGGTTTCTTCGCCAACGCCCTGGCCGCCCTTCTGCTGGTCCGCCACCGGGAGGGTGACGCCAATGTCCGTTCGGTCTGGCTGTGCACGCGCAACGACCTGATCCAGAGCCTGGTGGTTGCGGCGACCGGGTTGGCTGTCTGGCTGACCGCCTCGCGCTGGCCCGATCTCATCGCCGGTGCAATCCTGGCGGTGATCTTCCTGCACTCCGCTTGGTCGATCCTGAAACAGTCCCGCGAAGAATTGAGGGCCGCGGCGTGA
- a CDS encoding class I SAM-dependent methyltransferase codes for MVDPETVPRRIEGRGVTASFTPALGHAALSGFYDPVITMLTRERVWRARLLDQVAPQPGETVIDLGCGTGSFAVSLAQRAPGARIVGVDPDNDILRRAAAKAAAAGQNILFVEAFARDVAAVLGDRAADKIVSSLVFHQLPMEEKRRGLAASLRALKPGGTLHIADYGRQTGSMRMLFRIVQSLDGYENTQPNADGVLPDLIVEAGFTDVREVDVLPTLTGAIAFYRAVRP; via the coding sequence TTGGTCGATCCTGAAACAGTCCCGCGAAGAATTGAGGGCCGCGGCGTGACGGCGAGTTTCACCCCCGCGCTCGGCCATGCCGCCCTCAGCGGCTTTTATGACCCCGTGATCACCATGCTGACGCGCGAACGCGTATGGCGGGCGCGGCTGCTCGACCAGGTCGCGCCGCAGCCGGGCGAGACGGTCATCGACCTCGGCTGCGGAACCGGCTCATTCGCCGTGAGCCTGGCGCAGCGGGCGCCGGGCGCGCGCATCGTCGGCGTCGATCCTGACAACGATATTCTCAGGCGCGCGGCGGCGAAGGCGGCGGCGGCCGGCCAGAACATCCTGTTCGTGGAGGCCTTCGCGCGTGATGTCGCCGCCGTCCTCGGCGACCGCGCCGCAGACAAGATCGTGTCCAGCCTGGTCTTCCATCAGCTGCCCATGGAAGAGAAACGGCGAGGTCTGGCGGCGAGCTTGCGGGCGCTCAAGCCCGGCGGGACGCTGCACATCGCCGACTACGGACGTCAGACAGGCTCCATGCGCATGCTGTTCCGCATCGTGCAGTCGCTGGATGGTTACGAGAACACGCAGCCGAACGCCGACGGCGTGCTGCCAGACCTGATCGTCGAGGCCGGCTTCACGGATGTCCGCGAGGTCGATGTCCTGCCGACCTTGACGGGCGCGATCGCCTTCTATCGCGCGGTGCGACCATGA
- a CDS encoding TolC family protein — MPSPKRRLPHPAAGGAAIALAAILAMLTAGSAFAEPVTLAEALSRAAASSPTLAAAEADVAAAVGRAQQAGFRPNPELGLEVENFAGTGGFSGVDDAESTLSVGQRFELGGKRPARERAAQAEVDAARLRFAVAQADLEQQVRDAYAEAWADGRRVELARDQFMRADNLQTIATELVDAGREPPLRALRARTAALEAVGRVRAAEAEYAEAQRALAALWGGGEDLPEPTAAETPTASGAVIDPASALDVRLAEAEVETSIAVVERERTLSRPDVTVSVGARQFRGTDDTALVFGASMPIGLFDRNQGNIAAANAERTGAEARRNAALAGAIRRTRDAQAALRTAEAQLAFLKTRAEPDAVEAVRIAREGFSAGRFTLLDVLDAEEALNTVQADMITAELERAQAVAALTRATETEGSAQ, encoded by the coding sequence ATGCCATCTCCTAAACGCCGTCTGCCGCACCCCGCGGCCGGCGGAGCCGCGATCGCCCTCGCGGCGATCCTGGCCATGCTGACCGCAGGGTCAGCCTTCGCCGAACCCGTCACCCTGGCCGAGGCGCTGTCTCGCGCCGCGGCCTCTTCGCCCACGCTGGCCGCCGCCGAAGCCGATGTCGCCGCCGCCGTCGGCCGCGCGCAACAGGCCGGGTTCCGGCCCAATCCCGAACTAGGCCTCGAGGTCGAGAATTTCGCCGGCACCGGCGGCTTCTCCGGCGTCGACGACGCCGAGAGCACGTTGAGTGTGGGCCAACGGTTCGAACTCGGCGGCAAGCGGCCCGCGCGCGAGCGCGCCGCCCAGGCCGAGGTGGACGCCGCCCGGCTGCGCTTCGCGGTCGCGCAGGCGGACCTGGAACAGCAGGTGCGCGACGCCTACGCCGAGGCCTGGGCGGACGGCCGCCGGGTCGAACTGGCCCGCGATCAGTTCATGCGCGCTGATAACCTTCAGACCATCGCCACCGAACTGGTGGACGCCGGTCGCGAACCGCCGCTGCGAGCTCTGCGAGCGCGCACCGCCGCCCTAGAAGCGGTCGGACGGGTTCGCGCGGCTGAAGCCGAATACGCTGAAGCTCAGCGGGCGCTCGCCGCCCTGTGGGGCGGGGGCGAAGACCTGCCCGAACCGACCGCAGCTGAAACCCCGACGGCGTCCGGCGCCGTCATCGACCCGGCCAGCGCGCTCGACGTGCGCCTCGCCGAAGCCGAAGTGGAGACCTCCATCGCCGTCGTCGAGCGAGAACGGACCCTGTCCCGCCCCGATGTGACCGTCAGCGTGGGCGCCCGCCAGTTCCGGGGCACGGACGACACAGCTCTGGTGTTCGGCGCCTCCATGCCGATCGGTCTGTTCGACCGGAACCAGGGCAATATCGCCGCCGCCAACGCCGAGCGGACCGGAGCCGAGGCTCGCCGCAACGCCGCCCTCGCCGGCGCCATCCGGCGGACCCGCGACGCCCAGGCCGCGCTGCGGACGGCCGAGGCCCAACTGGCCTTCCTCAAAACAAGGGCCGAACCCGATGCGGTCGAAGCCGTGCGCATCGCGCGTGAAGGCTTCTCGGCTGGCCGCTTCACCCTGCTGGACGTGCTGGACGCCGAAGAGGCGCTCAACACCGTTCAGGCCGACATGATCACCGCCGAGCTGGAGCGCGCGCAAGCCGTCGCCGCCCTGACACGCGCCACCGAAACTGAAGGATCCGCCCAATGA
- a CDS encoding efflux RND transporter periplasmic adaptor subunit — translation MKRFTNQQRLLGGAAAAVIVLGGGFAVWSMTRGPEAPAEAVAEAEEEHGAGEALEMDAARIQAAGIILAPVGSGSLSAEIVAQGTVVGTPQGEAVLAARADGVITGVSLRLGDSVRAGQTVALIESREASSIAAERATAQARLTAARQALAREQRLFDSQITARQDLEAAQTVMAEAEAEARRTSSAAAAARVSGDGRSTGVVSPISGRVTLSNATLGAFVTAGTELFRVANASQIEVQASVSAEDAGRIAPGDRASITLPEGEVQATVRSITPGVDAESRAATVLLTVSGVGGLRPGQAIAVRIYTRDAGTTEGVSVPEEAIQTVEGRDVVFVRTANGFTAAPVIVGQRSAGRAQITSGLTAGQTIATRNAFLLKAELGKGSGEEE, via the coding sequence ATGAAGAGATTCACAAACCAGCAACGCCTCCTCGGCGGCGCGGCGGCAGCCGTGATCGTTCTCGGCGGCGGGTTCGCCGTCTGGAGCATGACGCGTGGTCCGGAAGCGCCGGCGGAAGCCGTTGCGGAAGCCGAAGAAGAACACGGCGCCGGCGAGGCCCTGGAGATGGACGCCGCCCGTATTCAGGCGGCCGGCATCATCCTCGCGCCCGTGGGCAGCGGCTCGCTCAGCGCCGAGATCGTGGCCCAGGGCACCGTCGTTGGCACGCCCCAAGGGGAGGCCGTGCTTGCGGCCCGCGCCGACGGCGTGATCACCGGCGTCTCACTGCGCCTCGGCGACAGCGTGCGCGCCGGCCAGACCGTGGCCCTGATCGAGAGCCGCGAGGCCTCCTCCATCGCCGCCGAACGGGCGACCGCCCAGGCTCGCTTGACCGCAGCCCGGCAGGCGCTCGCCCGCGAGCAGCGGCTGTTCGACTCGCAGATCACCGCGCGACAGGATCTTGAAGCCGCCCAGACCGTCATGGCGGAAGCCGAGGCGGAAGCGCGACGGACCTCGTCCGCCGCCGCCGCCGCCCGGGTCTCCGGAGACGGCCGCAGCACGGGGGTCGTCAGCCCGATCAGCGGGCGGGTGACCTTGTCCAATGCCACCCTCGGCGCCTTCGTGACGGCCGGGACCGAACTGTTCCGGGTCGCCAACGCCAGCCAGATCGAGGTTCAGGCCTCGGTTTCCGCCGAGGACGCGGGCCGGATCGCTCCGGGCGACCGGGCCAGCATCACCCTGCCGGAAGGCGAGGTCCAGGCCACGGTGCGGTCGATCACCCCGGGGGTGGATGCGGAAAGCCGCGCCGCCACCGTCCTGCTCACCGTCTCCGGCGTGGGAGGCTTGCGTCCCGGCCAGGCGATCGCTGTGCGGATATACACCCGCGACGCCGGAACCACCGAGGGCGTGTCGGTGCCTGAAGAAGCCATCCAGACCGTCGAAGGCCGCGACGTGGTCTTCGTCAGGACCGCCAACGGCTTCACCGCGGCGCCGGTCATCGTCGGCCAGCGCAGCGCCGGCCGGGCCCAGATCACCTCCGGCCTGACGGCCGGTCAGACCATTGCCACCCGCAACGCCTTCCTGCTCAAGGCCGAGTTGGGCAAGGGCTCGGGCGAGGAAGAATAG